The nucleotide sequence TGATGAACGAGCTCGCCGCGGATGGGAATAATGATCGGTTTCATATCCTTAAAACCCGTCACGATCTTGATCTGTCCGCGGATCGCTCCCAGCGGCGCGCTTTCTTTAAGTTTGAATTTAATAACAACGACTTCACTATCCGGATCGGCGACATTCTGTATCTCCCAATCGAAAACATCCACTGAGACCTGGACATCCTCAACGGACAAATCCTGCCCCTTCTCTGAAGCCAGTCGAATCGTGGATTCGGCCGTCTTGCCGAATCTGACAAGACCGATATCAATGCGCTCGGGGGTGATGTTCACCAGGGCCTTGATAAAGGCTTTTATCCTTAACATTGTTTCCGGTTCGCCGGGATCGTTGCTCTTAACCGTGATGGTCTTTGTAACGGGGCCCTTGAATCGTTTGGTGTCGAAGCGGACATCGATCGTGCCCTTCCCATGGACCGGTATCACCGATTCCGTTGCCAATGCGGCGGTGCAGCCGCAAGAAGTTTTGACATCGAGAATCGCCAGCTCGCTGTCTCCGGCGTTCTGGAATGTAAAAACCGTATCCCGGTACGTCTTCTGAGGCAGAATTCCGAAATCGACCTCACGATAGTCAAAGCGGATGGCGGGACCCCCGAAGGGATCCGCCGGGACCGGCGCTGTTTCGAACAAGAAGATGACGGCAATGATGAGCATGCCAAGATTCAGAAGACGCTGATCCCTGACCATGTTTTTCCCCCTCGATCCTTGGTGGTTCCCCGGTGGGAGGATTCGTTTCCTCTGACAACGGATTCCCGCCGACGTAAGCCCATGTTACCCGAAGACGGATCCTTCGAAAATCTTTCCTTCATACACTTGGCCGCGGATCGAGGTTCTCCCCTTTGTCCGGTTTCTTCGGTACGCTCAGGGGAAGAGCCCCGCAGGATAGGGGGGATCCTATGAAATGGAAGGAGTTTACCGATGCCCGTGAAGATCGGCCCCTACGAGGTCCGGACGGTGATCACCAGCCGGTTCGGTCTTGACGGCGGGGCCATGTTTGGATCGATTCCCCGAGGGGTTTGGACTAAAGAGATCACGCCGGATGAAGACCACCGGATCCCCATGGTGGCCCGGACTCTGGTGATTCAGGGTGAGGGGATGACGATTCTGGTCGATACCGGCGTCGGTCATAGGTTCTCCGATGTGATGAAGGCGCACCTTAATTTGGATGCAGAGGTTCAGATCGGTGCGGAGCTTCGAAAGGCCGGTATTGAACCCGAGCAGGTGACCCATCTTTTCCTGACCCATCTCCACTTCGATCATTCAGGCGGGCTCTTTCGAGGTTCGATCGAGAAACCGGAGCCCAATTTTCCCCATGCGAAGATTCTGATCCAACGGGAGAATTATGAGCGCGCTTCCAATCCCGGGCCCAAAGAACGGGCCTCCTACCGCGCCCTCGAGCTGGAGCCCCTTTCAAAGAGCGACCTTGTTCTGTTGGATGGGGAGGCGGAACCTTTGCCTGGGATACGGGTCCGCGTCACGCATGGACACACCCGAGGACATCAGTCAGTCGAAGTCTTCTCTAAAAATGATTTTTTGCTCTATCCGGGCGATCTCGCCCCTACGATCTCGCATCTCCGGCTGGCCTTCTCCATGGGATTCGATATGCATGCCGAGGACCTCGTCCAGGACAAAGAGAGGTTATTGGATCTCTGTTTGCAGAGGGATGGGATTCTCGTCTTCGATCATGATCCCCGCGTCCCAGCCTGCAGACTGGGACGCACGGAGAAGGGTTTCCATGCAAAGAAATCTTATGATTTCTGAGATCGGGTTTCCTACTGGAGCCTGATCAATTTTTCCTGAACGCGATGATCGAGGCTCTGCAGGACGGCAAAATAGATCCCGCTGGGAACCAGGCGCCCCGACCGATCCCGTCCATCCCAACTCAAGGTCTGACCGCTGCTTCCGGCGGGGCCGTCGAAGAGGGTCCGGATTCTCCGGCCGGAGATGTCGACGATCTCCAGCTGCAGTTTCCGCCCGACCGCCGCCCCCGGAATCCTATAGGTTAATTGCGTTTGCGTTCCAAAGGGATTGGGGTGGCTCTGAAGCGAGATGCGGCGGAAGGGTCCCGGGTTTTCCGGCGCGGACGAGCCATGCGGGGGCCAATCGGGGAAGGCGCCGGTGCCGACCAAGGCGTAGGGCTGCCGGCCGCCTTGCGGTACATTGTGCGCGATGACGCGAATTGTATAGGTCAAGGCGCCGGGTGAATTGAGAAGAACCACTTCTTCAACATTAAGCCGATCCGCTGTCCCTCCCATGCCGGACTCGCCGTTATAAAAGACATTGCCCCGGAAAAGGCCGCCGCCAAGCACCTCAACCTCCAAATCAAGATCATTGACCAACTTTGTTCCGCTGCCGGTCGCAGCGGGGTAATCGGTCCAAACGAGAACGATTTCGAATGGTTCGCCGTCGTTCACCGTATA is from Candidatus Eisenbacteria bacterium and encodes:
- a CDS encoding DUF1573 domain-containing protein, with the protein product MVRDQRLLNLGMLIIAVIFLFETAPVPADPFGGPAIRFDYREVDFGILPQKTYRDTVFTFQNAGDSELAILDVKTSCGCTAALATESVIPVHGKGTIDVRFDTKRFKGPVTKTITVKSNDPGEPETMLRIKAFIKALVNITPERIDIGLVRFGKTAESTIRLASEKGQDLSVEDVQVSVDVFDWEIQNVADPDSEVVVIKFKLKESAPLGAIRGQIKIVTGFKDMKPIIIPIRGELVHHFQISPSSLNLGSFKIGMVQAPVIVIRPVGTQAFKVVGAESDNPKVRIRLADGRVAGTYEIFLDVSPDIEPGRIKGEILVKTNDPAQPTLTVPVIGYARGEK
- a CDS encoding MBL fold metallo-hydrolase — protein: MPVKIGPYEVRTVITSRFGLDGGAMFGSIPRGVWTKEITPDEDHRIPMVARTLVIQGEGMTILVDTGVGHRFSDVMKAHLNLDAEVQIGAELRKAGIEPEQVTHLFLTHLHFDHSGGLFRGSIEKPEPNFPHAKILIQRENYERASNPGPKERASYRALELEPLSKSDLVLLDGEAEPLPGIRVRVTHGHTRGHQSVEVFSKNDFLLYPGDLAPTISHLRLAFSMGFDMHAEDLVQDKERLLDLCLQRDGILVFDHDPRVPACRLGRTEKGFHAKKSYDF